Genomic segment of Candidatus Syntrophosphaera sp.:
GACCTTGTGAAGATCGTCGACGGATTCGAGAATAAGGCAGACTGCCTGAATTATCTGGCCACGATGTTGGCGGAAAGCGGCTGCCTGAGCTTTCCCGATCGTTTTTTGGCCGCAGTCCGCGGCAGAGAAGACATCATGAGCACCGGTATCGGCAAGGGTGTGGCGATCCCGCACGCCCGCGATCTGACCGTGGCTTGTTTGAAGACAGCGGTTTGTCTGATCCGCAGCCCCCTGGAGTTCGACAGCGTGGACGGCCTGCCCGTGCAACTGGTGTTCATGATCGCCGTTCCCCAAAGCTCCAACAAAGAATACATGCGGATTTTGCGCTCGCTCTCGGAATACCTGCGCCAGGATGAGAACCGCGACAAACTGATCAACGCAGGCGATGAAACGGAATTGTACAATGAAGTCATTGAAATCCAAGATATCATTACTGACAGCCTTAGCTCTTAGCGCTGTCCTAACTCCGGCCTGGGCAGTGAACGACAATGCCGGCACGACCGGATTCGCCGCCCTGAAAACTGTCCACTCCGCCCGCGCCATCGCCATGGGTCAATCTTTGGCCGGGGAAGCCAGAAATCCCGATGGGATCCACTTCAATCCGGCCGCCATCCTCGGCATCCAGAACAAAGAGGTTGGCAGCACCTACACCAATTCATTCCTGGACACCCAGGGCGGCCAATTGCAGTTGCTTTATCCCAAACACAAATTCACGGCCTGGGGTTTCGCGCTCAAATATTTGGACATGGGAAGTTTTGACCGCACCGAGATCGACCAAAACGGCGATCTGATCGACATGGAAGAGACCTTTGGGGCCTTCAACCTGATCGCCAGCGCGTCTTTGGCCAAATATATCTCCGACGCGCTCGACGCGGGCGGGACCTTGAAAGTGGTCTATGACCAGATCGACGACAGCTCCGCCATCGCAGCGCTGATCGACCTGGGCATCATCCACCATCCAGACAATGAAAAAGTGAAGGTGGGCGTCAGCTTGAGAAACCTGGGCGCGCAATTGACCTATTATTCCGATGGCAAATACAAGGAAAAACTTCCCTTCACCATAGCTGCCGGATTAAGCTATCAATTCAATCCCAAGCTCTTCTCCAGCTTGGAGATAGGCAAGGCCGACGGCGAGGACATCGTCGCCAAGGCGGGCATTGAATACGCGATCCATCCCTCTCTGGACCTGCGTGGCGGGTTCCGCTCCAACGCGGGCGACGGTTACAACGGCGGAAGCCTGGCCTTCCTTTCCGGATTTTCCCTGGGGGCCGGATGGAAATGGCGCAACTATCGCGTTGACTATGGATTGTCCTCATACGGGGATCTGGGCCTGGTCAATCAGCTCAGCCTCAGCCTCGAGTTTTGACGATCCCAAAGAAAGTTGACATGGTTTAGCTGAGATGCGTGACTTTCTGCTGGAGATCGGGGTTGAGGAGATGCCGGCCACCCATTTGGGGCCGGCAATGGACTTCATCCGCGATTCCTTTGCCAAGCTGATGCAGATTTCGGCTCTGGAATGTGCCTCGTCTCAGGCCAGTTCAACTCCCCGCCGTTTGTTCCTGCTGGCCCGGTCGGTCCAGGAAAAACAGGCTGACATCCAGGTCTCGAAGACAGGACCCGCCAAAAGGATCGCCTATGATGAGGCGGGTAACCTGCTGCCGGCGGCTTTGGGTTTTTTGAAGAAAAATTCTGCCAAACCGGAGGACCTCTACATCCAAAGCAGCGAAAAAGGCGAATTCATCGCCCTGAGCTATGTCCAGCCCGGCAGGGAAAGCGCGGAGATCCTCAAAGAATGGATCGGGGAATTGATCCCCCGCATCCCATTTCCCAAAACCATGGTCTGGAACGATCCCCGCCTGGCTTTTTCACGCCCCCTGCGCTGGCTGTGCGCGCTTTGGGGAGAGCAGGTCATACCGGTTCGGATTGCTGGCATGGACAGCGGTAATTTTACTTTCGGAAACCGGTACAAGGGGCTGGGGAAAAAACTGGCGATACCCTCCCCAGGATCTTATCTTGCCATCTTGAAAGAAAACGCCGTTCTGGCAGACCGCACGGATCGCCACGCAGTTCTGACCGGCGAACTCGACAATCTTTTGCGGGGAACGGATCTCAGGGTCGTCCCCGATGCGAGGCTGGCCGATACAGTCACAGACCTGGTGGAATATCCTTCCGCCGTTCTGGCAGAATTTGACCCGGAGTTTCTCAAGCTGCCGGAAAAGATCATTACCTCCACCATCAGCCAGAACCAGAAATACTTTGCGGTGCAAACGCCGGAAGGCAGTCTGAGCAACAAATTTGTCTTTGTCTCCAATGGCAACCGTGAGCATGCCGCGCTGATCCGCAAAGGCAACGAAAAAGTGGTCGCCGCCAGGCTGGCAGACGCTCTGTGGTATTACCAGGAAGACACGGGCCGGCCCCTTGAGAGCTATCTGCCCCGCTTGAGTGAGGTTGTGTTTCAATCCAAGCTTGGCACCATGGCCGATAAAAGCGCCCGGATCGGCAAGATCGCCGGATTCCTCTGCCAGGAATTGAATCTGGGCACCGAGGCAACACAACTTGCCCTGCGTACGGCTCTTCTCTGTAAAGCGGACCTCGTCACCACAATGCTGGGGGAAAAGGAATTCACCAAACTCCAGGGCTACATCGGCAAACAATATGCCCTGGCCAGCGGCGAGCCGGAAGAAGTGGCCGAAGGCATATACGAACATTACCTGCCCCGCGGGACAAATGACGGATTGCCCCAAACCCTTGCCGGAGCGATCGTTGCGCTGGCAGACAAGCTGGATAGCGTCTGCGGCATCGTCGGGATCGGGCTGCTGCCCACTGGTTCCACCGACCCCTTTGCCTTGCGCCGGGCCGCCAACGGAGTGGTGCAGATCATCGTGGATCGTGGTTGGGGCTTGGATTTTTCGGCGCTGTTGCGCCACGCGCTGACCCTGGTCAAAGCCCAAACTCCTCTTTTTCCCAGCGCTGAAACGGATGTTCAAAACTTCTTCCGCCAGCGTGTGGAATGGCTGCTCAAACAGCTGCAGATCGATTACGACGTGATCGACAGCGTCATGCACCTTTCGCTGGGCGATCTGCCCGATCTCAGACACCGCGCCCTTGCCCTGCAGGATTACAGGACCAGAGAGGATTTCCAACGCCTGGTAATTGGATTCAAGCGAGTCAGCAACATCATTGGCGGAGTGGAGAGTTTCGCCCCGATCTCATTGGCAAAGCTGGAGATCAGGGAAGAGCGGGAACTGCATGACTCCCTGCTCAAGCTGCAACAGTCGATCGGGCAGAGTCTGGAAACCTCGGATTACAGTGCCGCGATCGATCTATTGGTCGGTTTCGGCAAACATATCGATCGTTTCTTCGACGCGGTGCTGGTCAATTGTGAGGATCCCGGCCTGCGCGACAACCGCTACGCCTTATTGAACCTGATCAAGACAGAATTTCTGCGGGTGGCCGACATCTCCCGCATAGTTTTGGAAAATGAAACGTCTGGAGAATAAAATGGACATCATTCAAGAGTTAAAAAACAAGGTCAGACACAAGGGCGGGCGCATCGTCCTCCCTGAAAGCCTGGATGCAAGAACGTTGCAGGCCGCTGAAATCGTCCTCTCAGAAAACCTGGCAGAGGTTGCCCTGGTCGGCAAACCGGACCTGATCCTGGCCAAAGCGCGCAGCCTTCGCCTGGATCTAAGCCGCGCCACGATCTATGATCCGGATAATTATCCTGACATCGGCAAATTCGCGGATTTCTATTATGAAAAGCGTAAAGATAAGGGTGTAAGCCGCGAAGAGGCAGAAAAAACTGTACGCGATGAGATCTGTTTCGGCTCGCTGCTGGTCAAATTCGGCATTGTGGATGGCATGGTCGCCGGAGCTGTGAACACCACCGCGGATGTCTTGCGGGCCGCGCTGCAGATCGTGGGCGTTCTTCCCGGCCTGAAAACCGTTTCCAGCTGCTTCATCATGCTGGTGCTGGATTTCCTGAACGAGGACCGGGTGTACTTTTTTGCCGATTGCGCCGTGGTGCCAAATCCGGACGCGGAACAACTGGCCGACATCGCGATCAGCACTGCCGCCACTCGCAGGGCCCTGATAGGCGACGAGCCCAAGGTTGCCTTGCTGTCTTTTTCAACCATGGGCAGCGGGCAGCACGAGATGGTGGAAAAGGTTCAGCGCGCCAAGGAAATCCTCACCGCACGCGGTGTGGATTTTGATTTTGACGGGGAATTGCAGCTCGACGCGGCCATCGTGCCCCATATCGCCAAAATGAAAGCCCCCCAAAGCAAGGTCGCGGGGTATGCCAACACGCTCATTTTCCCTGACCTCCAATCCGGAAACATAGGCTACAAGCTGGTTCAGCGCCTCGCCAAGGCGGATGCCATCGGTCCGATCATCCAGGGCTTGGCGGCTCCCGTCTGCGACCTTTCGCGCGGCAGTTCCAGGGACGACATTGTCCACACCTGCGTCCTGGTTCTGCTCATGGCTAACAAATAGAGAGGCAGGCATGGCAATCAAAATATCCAATCGGGTGAAACTGGTCAAACCTTCTCCCACCCTCACCCTTTCGGCCAAAGCCAAGGAAATGAAGGCCGCCGGGATCGATGTGGTCAATTTCGGGGTCGGAGAGCCCGATTTCAACACTCCGGATTATATCAAAGCCTCCGCGCACGCCGCCATCGACGCCAATTTCACCCGCTATACGGCCAACGCGGGGATCATTGAACTGCGCCAGGCCATTTGCGCCAAGCTGCTGCGTGACAATGGATTGACCTACGAACCCAAACAGATATTGGTCTCCCCCGGGGCCAAGGCTTCCATCCTCAACATCCTGATCGCGGTCTGTGACACGCAGGACCAGGTGCTCATGCCCTCTCCCTATTGGGTCAGCTACCCCTATCAGGCGATGCTGGCCAACGCGGAACCGGTCTGCATCCCCACTCAGGAAGCTGACAACTACAAGATCACCGCGGCTTCATTGAAGGAGGCCATCGCGGCCAATCCCTGCGCCAAAGCGCTGCTGCTCAACAGTCCCAACAACCCCACCGGAGCGGTCTACAGCCGTGCCGAACTGGAAGCCATTGCCGGGATCTGCCTGGAGCACAACATCCTGGTGATCTCAGACGAGATCTATGAGCGGCTCGTCTATGACGGCGTCAAGCATGTTTCGATAGCCTCGCTGAGCCCGGAGATGAAAGAACACACGGTGGTGATCAACGGAGTTTCCAAAGCCTATGCCATGACGGGATGGCGCCTGGGCTACGCAGCCGGGCCCGCCCACATCATCGCGGCTGCCGGCAGGGTGCAGGAACACGCGACCTCCTGTGTGAATTCCATCACCCAGAAAGCCTGCGTGGCCGCCCTGAACGAAGAAGACGACTCGATCGAGAAGATGCGGAGGGAATTTGAGGCCCGGCGCGACTATCTCTATTCTGAGCTGAGCAAACTGCCGCATGTCACCTGTTTCAAGCCCCAGGGCGCTTTCTACATCATGCCGAACATAGGCTGGTATCTGAAAAACAACAACCAGGGCATCACGGATTCGGACAAATTCTGCGAGGTCCTGCTGGAAAAACACCATGTGGCTTTGGTTTCCGGCGGTTCCTTCGGGATCGGCGACAATGTCCGTTTTTCCTATGCCAACTCCATGGAAAACCTGCAAAAAGGCGTCGCCCGGTTTGCGGCTTTCCTGAAAGAACTCACACCCTGAAGAGGAAATCCCCATGACAGAGATCCAGGATAAATACCGCGAACGCTGGCAGGACCGGCGAAAGAAGTCCTATAACTGGAAAAAGCTGCTCATCATGATCCTGATCCTGGTGGCGCTGATCATCCTGATCAACCAACTGAATAGGATCGGCACAATGCAGGCCGCGCCAGACGCCGAGTATATTGAGCCGGAAAACGCGGAGCAGCCCTCCGGCGAAATGGAGATCTATGAAACCCCTGCTGAAGGCGACACACGATGAGCCTGGTGATCGTCGGCTCGGTCGCCCTGGATACGATCGAAACCCCGCAGGGTAAAGTCGAGGACGCGCTTGGCGGTTCCGCGGTTTACGCCTCCCTGGCCGCCTCCTATTTTGGCCCGACCCAGATCGTGGGCGTGATCGGCGAGGATTATCCCGCCAGCGGCATCGAACTCCTCAAAGCCCACAACGTGAACCTCGACGGGCTGGAAACCAAGCCCGGCCAAACCTTCCGCTGGAGTGGCAAGTATCAGAATTGGAACCAGGCGGACACCCTGAGCACGGAACTGAACGTTTTCGCGGATTTTTCCCCGCAACTTCCCGATTCCTGCAAATGTTGCCGCAGCCTGCTTTTGGCGAATATCCACCCCCTCCTCCAAATGCAGGTGTTGGATCAGATCGAAAGCTACCAATGGGTCGCCTGCGACACTATGAACTACTGGATCACCCGCTGCCCCGAACTCCTGGCCAAGGTCATCGCCAGGGTGGACATCCTCTTCATCAATGAGGAAGAGATCCGCCAGTACACCGGCCTGGAGAACATTTTCACCGCGG
This window contains:
- a CDS encoding PTS sugar transporter subunit IIA, yielding MDRLFQPDLVKIVDGFENKADCLNYLATMLAESGCLSFPDRFLAAVRGREDIMSTGIGKGVAIPHARDLTVACLKTAVCLIRSPLEFDSVDGLPVQLVFMIAVPQSSNKEYMRILRSLSEYLRQDENRDKLINAGDETELYNEVIEIQDIITDSLSS
- a CDS encoding PorV/PorQ family protein encodes the protein MNDNAGTTGFAALKTVHSARAIAMGQSLAGEARNPDGIHFNPAAILGIQNKEVGSTYTNSFLDTQGGQLQLLYPKHKFTAWGFALKYLDMGSFDRTEIDQNGDLIDMEETFGAFNLIASASLAKYISDALDAGGTLKVVYDQIDDSSAIAALIDLGIIHHPDNEKVKVGVSLRNLGAQLTYYSDGKYKEKLPFTIAAGLSYQFNPKLFSSLEIGKADGEDIVAKAGIEYAIHPSLDLRGGFRSNAGDGYNGGSLAFLSGFSLGAGWKWRNYRVDYGLSSYGDLGLVNQLSLSLEF
- the glyS gene encoding glycine--tRNA ligase subunit beta; translated protein: MRDFLLEIGVEEMPATHLGPAMDFIRDSFAKLMQISALECASSQASSTPRRLFLLARSVQEKQADIQVSKTGPAKRIAYDEAGNLLPAALGFLKKNSAKPEDLYIQSSEKGEFIALSYVQPGRESAEILKEWIGELIPRIPFPKTMVWNDPRLAFSRPLRWLCALWGEQVIPVRIAGMDSGNFTFGNRYKGLGKKLAIPSPGSYLAILKENAVLADRTDRHAVLTGELDNLLRGTDLRVVPDARLADTVTDLVEYPSAVLAEFDPEFLKLPEKIITSTISQNQKYFAVQTPEGSLSNKFVFVSNGNREHAALIRKGNEKVVAARLADALWYYQEDTGRPLESYLPRLSEVVFQSKLGTMADKSARIGKIAGFLCQELNLGTEATQLALRTALLCKADLVTTMLGEKEFTKLQGYIGKQYALASGEPEEVAEGIYEHYLPRGTNDGLPQTLAGAIVALADKLDSVCGIVGIGLLPTGSTDPFALRRAANGVVQIIVDRGWGLDFSALLRHALTLVKAQTPLFPSAETDVQNFFRQRVEWLLKQLQIDYDVIDSVMHLSLGDLPDLRHRALALQDYRTREDFQRLVIGFKRVSNIIGGVESFAPISLAKLEIREERELHDSLLKLQQSIGQSLETSDYSAAIDLLVGFGKHIDRFFDAVLVNCEDPGLRDNRYALLNLIKTEFLRVADISRIVLENETSGE
- the pta gene encoding phosphate acetyltransferase, whose protein sequence is MDIIQELKNKVRHKGGRIVLPESLDARTLQAAEIVLSENLAEVALVGKPDLILAKARSLRLDLSRATIYDPDNYPDIGKFADFYYEKRKDKGVSREEAEKTVRDEICFGSLLVKFGIVDGMVAGAVNTTADVLRAALQIVGVLPGLKTVSSCFIMLVLDFLNEDRVYFFADCAVVPNPDAEQLADIAISTAATRRALIGDEPKVALLSFSTMGSGQHEMVEKVQRAKEILTARGVDFDFDGELQLDAAIVPHIAKMKAPQSKVAGYANTLIFPDLQSGNIGYKLVQRLAKADAIGPIIQGLAAPVCDLSRGSSRDDIVHTCVLVLLMANK
- a CDS encoding pyridoxal phosphate-dependent aminotransferase yields the protein MAIKISNRVKLVKPSPTLTLSAKAKEMKAAGIDVVNFGVGEPDFNTPDYIKASAHAAIDANFTRYTANAGIIELRQAICAKLLRDNGLTYEPKQILVSPGAKASILNILIAVCDTQDQVLMPSPYWVSYPYQAMLANAEPVCIPTQEADNYKITAASLKEAIAANPCAKALLLNSPNNPTGAVYSRAELEAIAGICLEHNILVISDEIYERLVYDGVKHVSIASLSPEMKEHTVVINGVSKAYAMTGWRLGYAAGPAHIIAAAGRVQEHATSCVNSITQKACVAALNEEDDSIEKMRREFEARRDYLYSELSKLPHVTCFKPQGAFYIMPNIGWYLKNNNQGITDSDKFCEVLLEKHHVALVSGGSFGIGDNVRFSYANSMENLQKGVARFAAFLKELTP
- a CDS encoding sugar kinase gives rise to the protein MSLVIVGSVALDTIETPQGKVEDALGGSAVYASLAASYFGPTQIVGVIGEDYPASGIELLKAHNVNLDGLETKPGQTFRWSGKYQNWNQADTLSTELNVFADFSPQLPDSCKCCRSLLLANIHPLLQMQVLDQIESYQWVACDTMNYWITRCPELLAKVIARVDILFINEEEIRQYTGLENIFTAAKKLLAQDLKAVVIKRGEYGSVTVLPDDLFFAPAYPVEQVQDPTGAGDCFAGAFMSYLATQQELGKNTIRNAVRFGTVLAALNVAAFSVEGIINLDLSTLQKKVHQLRNWA